In Uranotaenia lowii strain MFRU-FL chromosome 2, ASM2978415v1, whole genome shotgun sequence, one genomic interval encodes:
- the LOC129741679 gene encoding uncharacterized protein LOC129741679, whose product MASQDRNSDTAEKEKQMGSPQNVGGVNSCLIDYLLATSCSCYDVIAFTETWLNDRTLSSQIIGPDYAVFRCDRSPRNTKKSTGGGVLLAVKSTFPAKPIEDDSWANLELVWIRIDFGDRKLYLCVVYVPPDRSGDLALAESFSLCLSKVSSICSPADDILIIGDFNLPGLKWCSSPSGFLFPDPARSSFSASSNIFLDSLSTATLRQINKIENENGRMLDLCFVNEGIKNPTIESAPAPLVKTVPHHPALVISLDITKILGSEEKTASFYHDFKNVDFEAISLVLQSIDWEAELDFSNPNAAAETFANILNYIIDRHVPKRSTATNLRTPWVTGSLRRLKTAKQRALRNYNKHKSLYTKDKYRKLNSAYKKAIKRCYQNYINRLQQNFKSSPKSFWKHVKNQRRESGLPSHMFLNSDTGNSDPEICDLFAEKFSSIFTTGSISPEQLARAVRNILPTPSSFNGITIDDASISKATVKLKNSTSSGPDATLSLRFNINYLGSSGDQQQMAAINDVERMLSVEHMTSRL is encoded by the exons ATGGCATCTCAGGACCGCAATTCTGACACggccgaaaaagaaaaacagatgGGTTCTCCCCAA AACGTCGGTGGTGTTAATAGCTGTTTGATTGACTACCTGCTGGCGACTTCATGTTCTTGCTACGACGTCATTGCCttcaccgaaacctggctcAACGACCGGACCCTCTCTAGTCAGATTATCGGCCCAGATTACGCAGTGTTCCGTTGCGACCGTAGTCCTCGTAACACCAAAAAGTCTACtggtggtggagtgttactcgCCGTGAAATCTACGTTTCCAGCTAAGCCAATTGAAGACGATTCCTGGGCCAATTTAGAACTTGTTTGGATTCGCATTGATTTCGGAGATCGGAAACTTTATttgtgcgtagtgtacgtgcccCCTGACCGTTCTGGAGACTTGGCTTTAGCTGAATCTTTTTCGCTCTGCCTCTCTAAAGTAAGCTCGATTTGCTCTCCGGCAGACGACATACTCATCATCGGCGACTTCAATCTACCCGGTTTGAAATGGTGCTCCTCCCCAAGCGGCTTTTTATTCCCGGATCCTGCTCGTTCTTCATTCTCAGCATCCTCTAATATTTTCCTTGACTCCTTGAGCACCGCGACTCTACGAcagataaacaaaattgaaaatgaaaacggcCGTATGCTTGATCTCTGCTTCGTGAACGAAGGGATCAAGAATCCGACGATCGAATCTGCTCCTGCTCCTCTGGTTAAAACTGTCCCGCATCATCCAGCCTTAGTGATTTCACTCGATATCACTAAAATACTTGGCTCAGAAGAGAAAACTGCGTCTTTCTATCACGATTTTAAGAACGTTGACTTCGAAGccatatccctcgtcctgcaatCCATTGATTGGGAGGCTGAGCTCGATTTTTCTAATCCCAATGCAGCTGCCGAGACGTTTGCGAACATCCTGAACTATATCatcgatcgccatgtgccgAAACGTAGCACGGCTACCAATCTACGGACCCCCTGGGTTACTGGAAGTCTTCGTAGACTTAAGACGGCTAAGCAGCGCGCACTACGCAACTACAACAAACACAAGTCCCTCTACACTAAGGACAAATATCGCAAATTGAATTCTGCCTATAAGAAAGCCATTAAGCGTTGCTACCAGAATTATATTAATCGGTTACAACAGAATTTCAAGAGcagtccgaaatctttttggaagcacgtGAAAAATCAGCGGAGAGAATCAGGGCTTCCGTCTCACATGTTCCTGAACAGCGACACAGGGAACTCTGATCCCGAAATTTGTGATCTATTTGCCGAGAAGTTCTCCAGCATTTTTACAACTGGATCCATTTCTCCTGAGCAACTGGCTAGAGCTGTGAGAAATATATTGCCTACACCCTCTTCGTTTAACGGTATCACAATCGACGATGCATCCATATCGAAAGCGACAGTTAagctgaaaaactctacatcttCGGGCCCGGATG CCACACTAAGCCTACGCTTCAACATCAACTATCTTGGAAGTTCTGGAGATCAACAACAGATGGCTGCTATCAATGACGTCGAACGAATGCTGAGTGTGGAACATATGACGTCACGTCTTTAA